From a region of the Methanolinea sp. genome:
- a CDS encoding DUF1624 domain-containing protein, with product MEITHVPVRFPEIDVARGIAVIMMVVFHTAFDLRFLGCVPLNVSTGFLRLLALSTASLFLFLVGVSLSISAAHAGTRLTRKDFILKYVIRGAFIFALGMGISAVTRIVIPSEYVRFGILHLIGFSVMASPLYSRSGWQSLLLGAVFIALGPVMAGIRGSPWLLVSGIHPPEFSSVDYVPVFPWMGLVLTGVFAGTAIYPAGKRRPGSPGFTFPPLEVLGRHSLAIYLVHQPVIIAVILLFSAVLGMNFAFPAG from the coding sequence ATGGAGATAACCCACGTACCGGTCCGTTTCCCGGAAATCGATGTTGCGAGGGGAATTGCGGTGATCATGATGGTTGTATTTCATACCGCCTTCGACCTCAGGTTCCTTGGGTGCGTCCCGCTCAACGTCTCTACGGGATTTCTCCGGCTCCTGGCCCTCTCAACAGCCAGTCTCTTCCTCTTTCTCGTAGGCGTATCTCTCTCCATCAGCGCTGCCCATGCAGGGACCCGGCTGACCAGGAAGGATTTTATCCTGAAATACGTTATCCGGGGAGCATTCATTTTTGCGCTCGGCATGGGGATTTCTGCTGTCACGAGGATAGTCATTCCCTCGGAGTATGTCAGGTTCGGCATCCTCCACCTGATCGGTTTTTCGGTCATGGCAAGTCCTTTGTATTCGCGGTCCGGCTGGCAGAGCCTTCTCCTGGGGGCGGTCTTCATCGCTCTTGGACCGGTCATGGCCGGGATCAGGGGAAGCCCGTGGCTGCTCGTGTCAGGCATCCACCCCCCGGAGTTCTCCAGTGTCGATTACGTCCCGGTCTTTCCCTGGATGGGGTTGGTCCTGACCGGTGTATTTGCCGGTACTGCGATTTACCCGGCGGGGAAGAGGAGGCCAGGCTCGCCCGGATTCACCTTCCCCCCGCTCGAAGTCCTCGGGAGGCACTCGCTTGCCATCTACCTGGTCCACCAGCCGGTCATCATAGCGGTCATCCTCCTGTTCTCCGCAGTCCTGGGGATGAACTTCGCCTTTCCGGCCGGTTAA
- a CDS encoding carbonic anhydrase: protein MIEHLILGNMRFRETDFDANAELYKNLVLGQKPRVLWIGCSDSRVPPERITSQPPGEIFVQRNIGNIVPVHDWNFATVLEYAVAHLKVTDIVICGHSDCGAMKALDQESTDAYIPLWLNNAREAKDKVDARVKPPRTPDERRERSRQIETENIRLQIAHLKTYPIVKSALEAGRVQITGLYYDLESGLLSRVD from the coding sequence ATGATTGAACACCTGATCCTCGGAAATATGAGGTTTCGTGAGACCGATTTCGATGCGAATGCTGAACTTTACAAGAACCTGGTGCTCGGCCAGAAGCCGAGGGTGCTCTGGATCGGCTGCTCCGATTCAAGGGTCCCGCCGGAACGGATAACCAGCCAGCCGCCCGGGGAGATTTTTGTCCAGAGAAACATCGGCAATATCGTCCCGGTCCACGACTGGAACTTTGCCACGGTCCTCGAGTACGCGGTAGCGCACCTGAAGGTTACGGACATCGTGATCTGCGGTCATTCCGATTGCGGGGCCATGAAAGCACTCGACCAGGAGAGTACCGACGCTTACATCCCGCTCTGGCTGAACAACGCCCGCGAAGCAAAAGATAAGGTCGATGCCCGGGTAAAGCCGCCCCGGACACCGGATGAACGGCGGGAGCGGTCACGCCAGATCGAGACCGAGAATATCCGGCTCCAGATAGCGCACCTGAAGACCTACCCCATCGTGAAGAGTGCACTCGAGGCCGGGAGAGTCCAGATAACAGGGCTGTACTACGACCTTGAATCCGGCCTCCTGTCGAGGGTGGATTAA
- a CDS encoding ferredoxin:glutaredoxin reductase encodes MITEAEIDARHRQLDREAREGGYYLNPDSAFTRNLVRGLLVNEQRYGYMACPCRIAAGKKEEDLDIICPCDYRDPDLADFGTCYCALYVSGDVFAGKSTAGPIPERRPTRAEREEARRKKAGEALVQVSYPVWRCRVCGYLCAMDKPPLVCPICKAKQDRFERFL; translated from the coding sequence ATGATAACGGAAGCGGAAATCGATGCCCGGCACAGGCAGCTTGACCGGGAGGCCAGGGAAGGCGGATACTACCTCAACCCCGACAGTGCATTCACCCGGAACCTGGTCCGGGGCCTGCTGGTAAACGAACAGCGGTACGGCTACATGGCATGTCCCTGCCGCATTGCAGCCGGGAAGAAGGAAGAGGATCTCGACATCATCTGCCCCTGCGACTACCGGGACCCTGACCTTGCCGATTTTGGGACATGCTACTGCGCACTCTATGTCAGCGGCGATGTATTCGCAGGAAAAAGCACGGCCGGCCCTATCCCGGAACGGCGTCCGACGCGGGCAGAACGGGAAGAAGCCCGCCGGAAAAAGGCTGGAGAAGCCCTGGTACAGGTCTCGTACCCGGTATGGAGGTGCAGGGTCTGCGGGTACCTGTGCGCCATGGATAAACCCCCCCTGGTCTGCCCGATCTGCAAGGCGAAGCAGGACCGGTTCGAACGGTTCCTCTGA
- a CDS encoding glutaredoxin family protein — protein MKLEHVPGTKKGTVVLYALSTCGWCAKTKDLLKEIGVEHSYVYIDLLPENELEEALREVERFNPKGSFPTLVIDNRKVIIGYREQEIREVLG, from the coding sequence ATGAAACTGGAGCATGTCCCGGGCACAAAGAAGGGAACCGTTGTCCTGTATGCGCTTTCCACCTGCGGGTGGTGTGCGAAGACCAAGGATCTCCTCAAAGAGATAGGAGTAGAACACTCGTATGTCTATATCGATCTCCTTCCGGAAAACGAACTGGAAGAAGCGCTCCGGGAGGTCGAACGGTTCAACCCAAAAGGTTCGTTTCCGACCCTGGTTATCGATAACCGGAAGGTGATCATCGGTTACCGGGAGCAGGAGATCAGGGAGGTACTGGGATGA
- the cdhC gene encoding CO dehydrogenase/CO-methylating acetyl-CoA synthase complex subunit beta encodes MIHVENAIILGKESLKERMKHLSGTFSYEETAYHLPVSYALTGNAVHSADEARAAFQSTGENPLVAVECLTAAAETTAGKAPPPYTGFLPDAVLRTLGYSLVDGSILGLAAVAGTPQSPDAASALCRELQEKYMLTFLSGGIVDSLRGAGVRVGPELRLVPLGESPSSAIHFIDILARVAMMFGGVTPGDGERLLSYARERARAIAIVFPGLTDEETALFDAFRLLGIPILSAGEYEGNEWIRVSPSEAVRTGMDLKGIKVSVTAIPIPMACSPAFEGKSIRKEEMFVEFGGGRSTAFELLRSRPASEVEDGRIRVIGPEIGEMRQGSAVPLGIIVEVAGKAMKKEYEPVLERRIHNFVNYGEGTWHVAQRDIIWVRISKEAVSHGVKIEHLGKLIAAKFRMDFPDLLDAVQVTLITDEQGVISAKREAEEIYAERDDRIRGMRDTDVDCFYSCTLCQTFAPNHVCIITPERPALCGAITWLDGKIAYEIAPSGANQPVPKGKVIDAERGEFEGVNRFVKKASHGEVDRCSLYSVMEYPMTCCGCFECIAVLLPEVNGFMVVNREFRGDTPSGMSFSTLAGTIGGGAQTPGFAGISKAFIVSDRFLQAEGGIGRLVWMPSMLREELRERLVQKLEERGLAGMFEKIADENVAETIEDLTAFLAGVNHPALGMKQLL; translated from the coding sequence ATGATTCACGTGGAAAACGCGATTATTTTGGGAAAGGAGTCATTAAAAGAAAGGATGAAACATCTCTCCGGGACGTTCTCCTACGAAGAGACCGCCTATCACCTGCCGGTCAGCTATGCACTCACCGGAAATGCGGTCCATTCGGCGGATGAGGCGCGGGCGGCATTCCAATCCACCGGTGAGAATCCACTGGTTGCCGTCGAGTGCCTTACTGCCGCCGCTGAGACAACGGCTGGCAAAGCCCCTCCCCCCTATACCGGGTTCCTCCCCGATGCCGTCCTTCGGACCCTTGGATATTCCCTGGTGGACGGGAGCATCCTCGGCCTGGCAGCTGTCGCGGGCACACCGCAGTCTCCCGACGCTGCTTCCGCACTGTGCCGGGAGCTCCAGGAGAAGTACATGCTCACGTTTCTCTCCGGTGGAATAGTCGACAGCCTCAGGGGTGCCGGGGTGAGGGTCGGTCCGGAGCTGAGGCTGGTTCCCCTCGGGGAGTCTCCTTCATCTGCCATCCACTTCATCGATATTCTCGCCAGGGTGGCGATGATGTTTGGTGGCGTGACCCCGGGGGACGGGGAGAGGTTGCTCTCCTATGCCCGGGAACGGGCCAGAGCGATCGCTATCGTGTTCCCGGGCCTCACTGATGAGGAGACCGCCCTGTTCGATGCTTTCCGTCTCCTCGGCATCCCGATCCTCTCCGCGGGAGAATACGAAGGAAACGAGTGGATACGGGTGAGCCCCTCCGAGGCGGTCAGGACAGGAATGGACCTCAAGGGGATCAAGGTGAGTGTAACTGCGATTCCCATTCCCATGGCCTGTTCCCCGGCTTTCGAGGGAAAGAGCATCAGGAAAGAGGAGATGTTTGTCGAGTTTGGCGGCGGACGTTCCACGGCCTTCGAACTCCTCCGCAGCCGCCCCGCCTCGGAGGTGGAAGATGGCAGGATACGGGTTATCGGCCCCGAGATCGGTGAAATGAGGCAGGGATCTGCGGTGCCGCTTGGGATCATCGTCGAAGTCGCGGGAAAGGCGATGAAGAAGGAGTACGAACCGGTGCTGGAACGGCGAATCCACAATTTCGTGAATTACGGTGAAGGAACCTGGCATGTTGCCCAGCGGGACATCATATGGGTGCGGATCTCGAAAGAAGCTGTCTCCCACGGGGTGAAGATCGAGCATCTCGGCAAGCTGATAGCGGCGAAGTTCCGCATGGACTTCCCAGACCTCCTCGACGCCGTGCAGGTGACCCTGATAACCGATGAACAGGGGGTTATATCAGCAAAGAGAGAGGCGGAAGAGATCTATGCTGAGCGGGACGACCGGATCAGGGGCATGAGAGATACCGATGTCGATTGCTTCTATTCCTGCACCCTCTGCCAGACATTCGCTCCAAACCACGTCTGCATCATCACCCCCGAGCGGCCTGCGCTCTGTGGGGCCATCACCTGGCTGGATGGGAAAATCGCCTACGAGATAGCCCCATCCGGGGCGAACCAGCCTGTCCCGAAAGGGAAGGTCATCGATGCCGAGCGGGGGGAGTTTGAGGGAGTGAACCGGTTCGTCAAGAAAGCTTCCCACGGCGAAGTGGACCGGTGCTCCCTGTACAGCGTCATGGAGTATCCCATGACCTGCTGCGGGTGCTTCGAATGCATAGCGGTCCTTTTGCCGGAGGTGAACGGGTTCATGGTGGTCAACCGCGAGTTCAGGGGGGACACTCCTTCCGGTATGTCGTTCTCGACCCTGGCCGGGACCATTGGAGGCGGGGCCCAGACACCGGGGTTTGCCGGCATCTCCAAGGCCTTTATTGTAAGCGACCGGTTCCTCCAGGCAGAAGGGGGTATCGGGAGGCTGGTCTGGATGCCGTCCATGCTCAGGGAAGAACTCAGGGAGCGGCTTGTGCAGAAACTTGAAGAGCGGGGGCTTGCCGGGATGTTTGAAAAGATCGCCGATGAGAATGTCGCGGAGACCATTGAGGATCTCACCGCGTTCCTGGCCGGGGTGAACCACCCTGCCCTGGGCATGAAGCAACTCCTGTGA
- a CDS encoding acetyl-CoA decarbonylase/synthase complex subunit delta, giving the protein MTVQTLSDWTGEVRSVTIGASRADGGTRTGTVTVGGERDLPFIGTPPTGHRPLVAYEICDDRSLWPAPVNRFLGDRASDPAEWARWAGQEYAPDLIRLFLTSTRKRGFSDFESVTSTVENVLQATGLPLIVEGSNDPELDSEVFRRIGEAGEGERLLIGTAEAGHYRSIAAAAMAFGHLVIAQSPIDINLAKQLNILLREIGLSQDRIVIDPYTGALGYGFEYSYSVMERIRTAALKGDDDLAMPMISSATDSLTVKEVREADPSESDSVSVSWELYAMLPAAVAGASIVCVRHPSTIAPLRAGIDALWSSPGGGG; this is encoded by the coding sequence ATGACCGTACAGACCCTCTCGGACTGGACCGGAGAAGTGCGGAGCGTTACTATCGGTGCTTCCAGGGCAGATGGCGGTACCAGGACCGGAACCGTGACGGTTGGCGGCGAGCGCGATCTCCCGTTCATCGGCACTCCCCCGACCGGCCACCGGCCCCTAGTTGCCTACGAGATCTGTGACGACCGGTCTCTCTGGCCCGCCCCGGTGAACCGGTTTCTCGGAGACAGGGCATCCGATCCCGCTGAATGGGCCCGGTGGGCCGGGCAGGAATACGCCCCCGATCTGATCCGCCTGTTCCTGACCAGTACCCGGAAACGGGGATTTTCTGATTTCGAATCGGTCACTTCAACGGTGGAAAACGTGCTCCAGGCAACCGGGCTTCCCCTGATCGTTGAGGGAAGCAACGATCCCGAGCTTGACAGCGAGGTGTTCCGGAGGATTGGCGAGGCCGGTGAGGGTGAGCGTCTCCTCATCGGGACCGCTGAGGCCGGGCACTACCGGAGCATAGCCGCGGCTGCCATGGCATTCGGCCACCTGGTCATCGCCCAGTCACCCATCGATATCAACCTGGCCAAGCAACTGAACATCCTCCTCCGCGAGATCGGGCTTTCCCAGGACCGGATTGTCATCGACCCCTACACCGGTGCCCTGGGGTACGGGTTCGAGTATTCATACTCCGTCATGGAGCGGATTCGCACGGCAGCCCTGAAAGGGGATGACGACCTGGCCATGCCGATGATCAGCTCCGCCACCGATTCGCTCACGGTCAAGGAGGTAAGGGAAGCGGATCCTTCTGAGAGCGACAGCGTCTCGGTCTCCTGGGAACTCTATGCCATGCTCCCCGCTGCCGTTGCCGGAGCCTCCATTGTCTGCGTCCGCCATCCGTCAACGATCGCGCCGCTGAGAGCTGGTATCGACGCCCTCTGGTCATCACCCGGTGGAGGAGGGTAG
- a CDS encoding acetyl-CoA decarbonylase/synthase complex subunit gamma, which yields MALKALDIYKLLPKKNCKECGEPTCLTFAMKLAGGKVKPEDCPYLDEEVRELLGASTRPPVQRVRLGVGERSFTVGDEIVLFRHEKTFFHEPGIMTVVSDRMDADTIQKIVADVRDHLMVRIGLDLRMNGIAVCSESGSPSAFGKAVEAVETIADLPEVLMAQDPAVQEAGLAVCGNYRPLIHAADESQYREMCALAARYGCPLAIRAPDLDALTRLSGLCAAEGASHLVLDLTSHSLHETLNSVTAVRQHAITRTTPALGYPVFIDTRATGLTDAALICGVLKYGSVLVADVIAPATRKAFLVLRQNIYTDPQKPIQITPGIYKVGDPGPDAPVFLTVNFSLTYFTLQGYLEASGRDSLMLIVDTEGLSVLTAVASGKLSESLVKESLNRFGVPDLVSHRTLIIPGYAAPLSGRIEDETGWKVLVGPRDAADIAEFLEKEWT from the coding sequence ATGGCACTCAAGGCGCTCGACATCTACAAGCTCCTTCCAAAGAAGAACTGCAAGGAGTGTGGTGAGCCGACCTGCCTCACCTTTGCCATGAAGCTGGCCGGCGGCAAGGTGAAACCGGAAGACTGCCCGTACCTGGACGAGGAAGTCAGGGAGCTTCTGGGGGCCTCCACCCGTCCCCCGGTCCAGCGGGTCAGGCTGGGAGTCGGGGAGCGTTCGTTCACCGTTGGTGACGAGATCGTCTTGTTCCGGCATGAAAAGACGTTCTTCCATGAACCAGGTATCATGACCGTAGTCTCGGACCGGATGGACGCAGACACGATCCAGAAAATCGTTGCAGATGTCAGGGACCACCTGATGGTGCGGATCGGCCTGGACCTGCGCATGAACGGTATCGCTGTATGCTCCGAGAGCGGTTCTCCATCAGCTTTTGGAAAAGCCGTAGAGGCGGTCGAAACAATTGCCGACCTCCCGGAAGTGCTGATGGCGCAGGACCCTGCCGTCCAGGAGGCGGGCCTTGCGGTCTGCGGCAATTACCGGCCTCTTATCCATGCCGCGGACGAAAGCCAGTACCGGGAGATGTGCGCTCTTGCAGCCAGGTACGGGTGCCCGCTCGCCATCAGGGCTCCCGACCTTGATGCGCTGACCCGGCTCTCCGGGCTCTGTGCTGCCGAGGGAGCCTCCCACCTCGTCCTTGACCTGACATCCCACTCCCTCCACGAGACATTGAACTCCGTTACCGCTGTGCGGCAGCATGCCATAACCAGGACAACTCCTGCACTCGGCTACCCTGTCTTCATCGACACCCGGGCAACAGGCCTTACGGACGCGGCCCTCATCTGCGGGGTGCTCAAGTACGGATCGGTCCTGGTAGCTGACGTCATTGCCCCGGCAACCCGGAAAGCATTCCTCGTCCTCCGCCAGAACATCTATACCGATCCCCAGAAACCCATACAGATCACCCCGGGGATCTACAAGGTCGGTGATCCCGGGCCCGATGCACCGGTCTTCCTGACCGTCAACTTCTCTCTGACCTACTTCACCCTGCAGGGATACCTCGAGGCTTCCGGCCGTGACTCGCTGATGCTCATCGTTGATACCGAGGGACTCTCTGTGCTTACCGCGGTTGCTTCGGGAAAACTATCTGAGAGCCTGGTCAAAGAATCCCTGAACAGGTTCGGGGTACCTGATCTGGTCAGCCACCGGACCCTGATAATCCCCGGCTATGCCGCCCCGCTCTCGGGGCGAATCGAGGACGAGACCGGGTGGAAAGTGCTTGTCGGACCACGGGATGCAGCAGATATCGCTGAATTTCTCGAAAAAGAGTGGACCTGA
- a CDS encoding DUF4445 domain-containing protein — protein sequence MPAVTFLPGFRKTEVRSGSSILKAAQQAGIHMNVVCGGLGKCGKCTVYVKSGRYDFDRGKYGKFFTEEELEAGACLACQTFLSEDVLVFIPEESIVQEQKILIDVMGTATELNPAVWKYALHLSPPSLDDPSPDLTRLLWGIERAGGPKEGVIYAPLEVIRRIPRVLRESGWKVTATVVLVPGGYRLIDIERGDTTPACYGAAVDLGTTTIVVYLRNLIDGSIMGIASAYNRQISCGEDILSRVTYARKEGLKKLQSLAAESINSAITEAANNAGVDRDHIYEVVVAGNTIMTHILMGIDPAYMIEEPYVPVVRRYLTAAAGRAGLEVGENSGLFIFPAVSDFIGGDIIADILASGMAEREDISLLIDIGTNFEVVLGNRDWMFACAGAAGPALEGGEVLFGMRANAGAIEQISLDLETLTPAYRTIMHTRPKGLCGSGLIDLLAELLRACVIDRTGRINTAIAHGRIRSGRQVPEFVVAWKEETGIGKDIVITENDIKALIMSKASVLAACLTLMNQAGITRNDIARIHFSGAFGNYISKENAITIGLIPEVPVEHISPIGNGAIEGANLVLLNRRKKKFLDEIARKIAYIELNAEPSFMDEYTGSCFLPHTDLSLFPMVEEMLEKCRLRRGAP from the coding sequence ATGCCAGCCGTCACGTTTCTCCCGGGATTCAGGAAGACAGAGGTCCGGAGCGGAAGCAGCATTCTCAAGGCTGCCCAGCAGGCAGGGATCCACATGAACGTTGTCTGCGGCGGTCTCGGGAAGTGCGGGAAATGCACCGTATACGTCAAGAGCGGCAGGTATGACTTCGACCGCGGGAAGTACGGGAAGTTTTTTACCGAAGAAGAGCTCGAGGCCGGGGCATGCCTGGCCTGCCAGACGTTCCTCTCCGAGGATGTCCTGGTGTTTATCCCTGAAGAATCCATCGTGCAGGAGCAGAAGATCCTGATCGATGTCATGGGGACTGCCACTGAGCTCAACCCGGCGGTCTGGAAGTATGCACTGCACCTTTCCCCCCCGAGCCTTGATGATCCCTCGCCCGATCTCACCCGTCTGTTGTGGGGGATCGAGAGAGCAGGCGGACCGAAAGAAGGGGTTATCTACGCCCCGCTCGAAGTCATCCGCCGGATACCACGGGTGCTCCGGGAGAGCGGGTGGAAGGTGACGGCAACGGTGGTGCTGGTCCCGGGGGGGTACCGCCTCATCGACATCGAGCGGGGAGATACCACGCCCGCCTGCTACGGTGCAGCAGTGGATCTGGGGACTACGACCATAGTGGTCTATCTCAGGAACCTCATCGATGGAAGCATCATGGGTATCGCCTCGGCCTATAACCGGCAGATAAGCTGCGGCGAGGATATCCTCTCCCGCGTCACCTATGCCCGGAAAGAGGGCCTGAAGAAGCTCCAGTCCCTTGCCGCGGAGAGCATCAATTCCGCCATCACCGAAGCGGCCAACAATGCCGGCGTGGACCGTGACCATATCTATGAAGTGGTTGTCGCCGGAAACACCATCATGACCCATATCCTGATGGGCATCGATCCGGCCTACATGATCGAGGAGCCTTACGTCCCGGTGGTGCGGCGATACCTCACCGCTGCTGCTGGCCGGGCCGGGCTCGAGGTGGGGGAAAATTCAGGTCTCTTCATCTTCCCTGCAGTGAGCGATTTCATCGGGGGAGACATCATTGCCGACATTCTTGCCTCGGGCATGGCCGAGCGTGAGGATATCTCGCTGCTCATCGATATCGGGACGAACTTCGAGGTGGTGCTCGGGAACAGGGACTGGATGTTTGCCTGTGCCGGCGCTGCCGGTCCGGCCCTCGAAGGGGGTGAGGTGCTCTTTGGCATGCGGGCAAATGCCGGTGCAATCGAGCAGATATCGCTCGATCTCGAGACCCTTACCCCTGCCTACCGTACCATAATGCATACCAGGCCAAAAGGGCTCTGCGGGTCGGGCCTGATCGACCTGCTCGCAGAACTCCTCCGTGCCTGCGTCATCGACCGGACCGGCAGGATCAACACCGCCATCGCCCACGGACGTATCAGGAGTGGCAGGCAGGTTCCGGAGTTTGTCGTTGCATGGAAAGAAGAGACCGGCATCGGTAAGGATATCGTCATCACCGAAAACGACATAAAAGCGCTGATCATGAGCAAAGCCTCCGTTCTTGCCGCCTGCCTGACCCTGATGAACCAGGCCGGGATAACGAGGAATGATATCGCCCGTATTCACTTTTCAGGAGCGTTCGGCAACTACATCAGCAAGGAGAACGCCATTACGATCGGTCTCATCCCCGAGGTGCCGGTCGAGCACATCTCCCCCATAGGCAATGGTGCAATCGAGGGAGCAAACCTCGTTCTCCTCAACCGGCGGAAGAAAAAGTTTCTCGATGAGATCGCACGGAAAATCGCCTACATCGAGCTGAATGCCGAACCATCGTTCATGGACGAGTATACCGGGAGCTGTTTCCTGCCACATACCGACCTCTCGCTGTTCCCGATGGTCGAGGAGATGCTCGAGAAGTGCCGGTTGCGACGGGGCGCACCATGA
- a CDS encoding AAA family ATPase, which yields MRPFSIAISGKGGTGKTTVAALLVRCLISAGQVPVLAVDADPNANLHEALGIEIRGTLGSLREEAFTRQIPPGMNRRDYISLRFRKSLVEAGGFDLIAMGRPEGTGCYCFANNLLTTSMQLLERDYRFVVIDNEAGMEHLARGTIGVPDLILIVSDPGVRGIRTACRIRELARTLGLGTVPVLLVLNRWKGTALDNLPAVFGKPVLIPEDPAVERADIQDSPVASLPTGSTALAAVERLASMIIRMADEKKPGFPP from the coding sequence ATGAGGCCGTTTTCGATTGCCATTTCCGGGAAGGGAGGAACAGGGAAGACCACGGTGGCCGCCCTGCTCGTCCGATGCCTGATATCCGCCGGCCAGGTGCCAGTCCTCGCGGTCGATGCCGACCCCAATGCCAACCTCCATGAAGCGCTCGGTATCGAGATCAGGGGGACGCTCGGGTCGCTTCGTGAGGAAGCATTCACCCGGCAGATACCCCCCGGGATGAACCGCCGTGACTATATCAGCCTCCGATTCAGGAAATCCCTGGTTGAGGCAGGGGGCTTTGACCTCATCGCGATGGGAAGGCCTGAGGGGACCGGGTGTTACTGCTTTGCAAACAACCTGTTGACCACCAGCATGCAGCTCCTCGAACGCGATTACCGGTTCGTGGTCATAGACAACGAGGCCGGCATGGAACACCTTGCCCGGGGAACGATCGGCGTTCCCGACCTCATCCTGATCGTGAGCGATCCGGGAGTGCGCGGCATCCGGACCGCATGCCGGATCCGGGAGCTAGCCAGAACGCTTGGGCTTGGCACGGTGCCGGTCCTGCTGGTGCTGAACCGCTGGAAGGGGACAGCCCTCGATAACCTGCCGGCTGTGTTCGGAAAACCGGTGCTTATCCCGGAGGACCCGGCAGTTGAGCGTGCAGATATCCAGGACAGCCCGGTAGCTTCTCTCCCTACCGGCTCGACGGCCCTGGCCGCTGTTGAGCGGCTTGCATCGATGATTATCAGGATGGCAGATGAAAAGAAGCCGGGTTTTCCACCCTGA
- a CDS encoding methanogenesis marker 14 protein: protein MCARFFDRFFKPRPHIVESPPPPSIAHGAGVYIPEYKVKPYFIVASVEMGNTTTKCILTGVNLETGMSYVINKTVKMSREVREPRPGEEIFGETLDGTKLTKESVTDLVRDTLIQCHEEAHLDITKDLDFVVRSTGVVAAMDSPDQVGIFVLALANGCLNAGVPPKKMTPPMSKANQPLKLQPFSYADKVVFVGAVAGVIPPVGSTGVEMVANEMEGELAMAGIKEGATWTQVDFRNPCISIDFGTTLDGRITSDVAPTDPNPFAKTIGNFCGLAGAIPDALIKGTGLVDSRTGTALDIFGDRSVVTDFSLKGQSDRVRDYVKRCHELIDIRVVPPERRRFGRVPVYADVAKESGVALIGSDAGENGSTLPALAEIGTEIYQNHSLGFLNEVVDRVCATMALRLIDVAREEGLVFPNSTIGFTGRAAISGRKPEYIVEGVAERGMFDQPNDRIVFVDDGLARGAALMGRCMNSLGKPKNPIGGVRGGPCIMARRIKVGK, encoded by the coding sequence ATGTGCGCACGCTTTTTTGATCGTTTTTTTAAACCACGGCCACACATCGTGGAAAGTCCTCCGCCGCCATCCATCGCGCACGGGGCCGGGGTCTATATTCCCGAATATAAAGTAAAACCCTATTTCATCGTAGCCTCGGTCGAGATGGGCAACACCACCACGAAATGTATCCTTACCGGGGTGAACCTCGAAACCGGAATGTCCTATGTCATCAATAAAACGGTGAAGATGAGCAGGGAGGTCCGGGAACCGAGGCCCGGGGAGGAGATCTTCGGTGAAACCCTCGACGGGACCAAGCTCACCAAGGAGTCGGTGACCGATCTGGTGCGCGATACGCTCATCCAGTGCCATGAAGAGGCGCACCTGGATATCACAAAGGACCTCGATTTCGTGGTCAGGAGCACGGGAGTCGTTGCAGCCATGGACTCTCCGGACCAGGTAGGTATTTTTGTCCTCGCCCTGGCCAACGGCTGCCTGAATGCAGGGGTGCCGCCCAAGAAGATGACCCCCCCCATGTCGAAAGCCAACCAGCCGCTGAAGCTCCAGCCGTTCAGCTACGCCGATAAAGTCGTGTTTGTTGGCGCAGTGGCAGGAGTCATCCCCCCGGTGGGAAGTACCGGGGTGGAGATGGTGGCAAACGAGATGGAAGGTGAGCTTGCCATGGCGGGGATCAAGGAAGGCGCAACCTGGACCCAGGTCGATTTCCGGAACCCGTGCATCTCCATCGATTTCGGCACTACCCTTGACGGGCGTATCACGAGCGATGTTGCTCCTACCGACCCAAACCCGTTTGCCAAGACTATCGGTAACTTCTGTGGCCTGGCAGGGGCAATCCCCGATGCCCTCATCAAGGGGACCGGGCTGGTCGATTCCCGGACCGGTACGGCACTCGATATCTTCGGGGACCGGAGCGTGGTTACCGATTTTTCCCTGAAAGGGCAGAGCGACCGGGTCAGGGACTACGTGAAGCGGTGCCACGAGCTCATTGACATCCGTGTCGTGCCACCCGAGCGGCGCCGGTTTGGCAGAGTCCCGGTATATGCCGACGTCGCCAAGGAGTCCGGCGTGGCGCTTATCGGCAGTGATGCCGGCGAAAACGGGAGCACGCTCCCGGCCCTGGCCGAGATCGGGACGGAAATCTACCAGAACCACAGCCTGGGCTTCCTCAACGAAGTGGTCGACCGGGTGTGTGCCACCATGGCCCTCCGGCTGATCGATGTCGCACGTGAAGAGGGACTGGTATTCCCGAACTCCACCATCGGGTTCACAGGGCGGGCGGCAATCTCCGGAAGGAAACCGGAATATATCGTGGAGGGGGTGGCCGAGCGGGGGATGTTTGACCAGCCCAACGACCGGATCGTGTTCGTTGATGATGGGCTGGCCCGCGGCGCAGCGCTGATGGGCCGGTGCATGAACTCTCTTGGGAAGCCCAAGAATCCAATCGGCGGGGTCCGGGGCGGGCCGTGCATTATGGCCCGGAGAATTAAGGTAGGAAAATAA